From a region of the Labrus mixtus chromosome 5, fLabMix1.1, whole genome shotgun sequence genome:
- the LOC132974753 gene encoding natterin-3-like translates to MRRCVAVVLVVLQLCSPALQSDPLLYISKLQDGQEKPTAWLNPALEDVVPSRELTNTATVRDVPETETTSRSFPMFGEYSNLKWVTWNGSLPNGAVAIFNGYTERTDYVCKVNCEAGFYSPSKGKFCQYPYADAEYRSSKFEVLVNVDHFEFLQWVEDSYGSVPKYSVKTCANSEIYVGKNKYGLGKVVTQHEAFFLPYEGEEYWYKDYQVLAINTESYSQHISHVEYGVDQMELFHHPPEALQLAKVTNLECNSVQKTVTLEKSSSLAKTWDIGRETRNGSVSTMKAKVPLLGPGTVDFTEEQTLTFSEGTTVVEIMGHAVSVQLLVPPNYSCAVRMEGRKMTADIPFTGRLSRTNHNGETHWTYITGSYDGVNVGEINAVVERCQPVADAVPCPTDQH, encoded by the exons ATGAGGAGGTGTGTAGCTGTCGTCCTGGTggtgctgcagctctgcagccctGCGCTGCAGTCTGACCCTCTGCTCTACATCTCCAAGCTGCAGGACGGCCAGGAAAAACCCA CAGCTTGGCTGAACCCCGCACTGGAAGACGTCGTCCCATCCCGGGAACTCACAAACACTGCGACCGTTCGAGACGTCCCTGAAACTGAGACGACCTCCCGCTCCTTCCCCATGTTCGGTGAGTACTCCAACCTCAAGTGGGTCACGTGGAACGGCTCGCTCCCAAACGGCGCCGTCGCCATCTTCAACGGCTACACCGAGCGCACCGACTACGTGTGCAAAGTGAACTGCGAGGCCGGCTTCTACTCTCCCAGCAAAGGGAAGTTCTGCCAGTACCCGTACGCCGATGCCGAGTACAGGTCCTCCAAGTTTGAAGTGCTGGTCAACGTGGACCACTTTGAGTTCCTGCAGTGGGTCGAAGACTCGTACGGGTCGGTCCCAAAGTACTCGGTCAAAACCTGCGCCAACTCAGAGATCTACGTGGGTAAAAACAAGTACGGGCTGGGCAAAGTGGTGACCCAACACGAGGCCTTCTTCCTCCCGTACGAGGGAGAGGAGTACTGGTACAAAGACTACCAGGTGCTCGCCATCAACACCGAGAGCTACAGCCAGCACATCTCTCACGTGGAGTACGGCGTGGACCAGATGGAGCTGTTCCACCACCCCCCCGAGGCCCTGCAGCTCGCCAAAGTCACCAACCTGGAGTGCAACAGCGTGCAGAAGACGGTGACTCTGGAGAAGTCCAGTTCGCTGGCAAAAACCTGGGACATCGGCAGGGAGACGCGCAATGGCTCCGTCTCAACCATGAAGGCCAAAGTCCCCTTGCTCGGCCCGGGGACGGTCGACTTCACCGAGGAGCAGACGCTGACCTTCTCCGAGGGAACCACCGTGGTGGAAATCATGGGGCACGCCGTCTCCGTGCAGCTGCTGGTCCCGCCCAACTACTCCTGCGCCGTGAGGATGGAAGGCAGGAAGATGACGGCCGACATCCCCTTCACCGGCCGGCTGAGCAGGACCAACCACAACGGAGAAACCCACTGGACGTACATCACCGGAAGCTACGATGGTGTGAACGTCGGCGAGATCAACGCCGTGGTGGAGAGGTGTCAGCCGGTGGCGGATGCTGTCCCCTGTCCCACAGATCAACACTAA